In a genomic window of Rhododendron vialii isolate Sample 1 chromosome 12a, ASM3025357v1:
- the LOC131310049 gene encoding uncharacterized protein LOC131310049: MSPIVLTQLATGLSVLAGAVLVKSVIDQNPMMRGGPTQFPRCPSCNGSGRVACLCSRWSDGDVGCRGCSGSGRTSCSSCGGTGTGRPIPVQISVRKR, translated from the coding sequence ATGAGTCCAATTGTGTTGACTCAGCTGGCGACGGGTCTGAGCGTGTTGGCCGGGGCGGTTCTTGTCAAGTCCGTGATAGACCAGAACCCCATGATGCGTGGTGGTCCAACCCAATTCCCGAGGTGCCCGAGTTGCAACGGCTCTGGCCGTGTCGCTTGCCTCTGCTCCCGCTGGTCCGACGGCGACGTTGGTTGCCGGGGCTGTTCCGGGTCGGGTCGCACGTCGTGCAGCAGCTGCGGAGGAACGGGTACGGGTCGACCCATCCCGGTTCAGATCTCTGTTCGTAAGCG